The Candidatus Omnitrophota bacterium genomic sequence CTTGTTGAGCACAAAAGAGATGTTGTCATTTTGTTGGACAGCATCACGCGTTTAGCTCGTGCGTATAATACGGTTGTTCCTCATAGTGGAAAAATTCTTTCTGGTGGGGTGGATTCTAATGCGCTTCATAAGCCAAAAAGATTTTTTGGCGCAGCAAGAAATGTTGAAGAGGGTGGAAGTTTAACGATTATTGCAACGGGTCTTGTTGACACAGGAAGTCGCATGGATGAAGTTATTTTTGAAGAGTTTAAAGGAACAGGTAACATGGAGCTTCAGCTGGATCGATCATTGTTTCAGCGCAGAATATATCCTGCAATTGACATTAAGCGATCAAATACGCGCCATGAAGAGCTTTTAATTCCTGAAAATGATTTACAAAGAATATGGCTTCTTCGAAAAGCGCTTAATGATTTGAATTTGGCGGAAGCTATGGAGCTTTTAATTGCAAAATTAAGAAAGTATAAATCAAATGCTGAATTTTTAGATAATATGAATAAGGCTGACTAATTTAAAAATTAACATAAAACATAAAAAAGGAAAGAAAGAAATGAAAAAAGAAACACATCCAAAATACGAAGACACAGCTATTTCATGTGCATGTGGAGAAATTATTCAAACGCGATCTACTCGAAAGAATATTCACGTTGAAATTTGTTCTAAATGCCATCCGTTTTTTACGGGAGACAAGAAATTTGTGGATACTGCTGGTCGTATCGATCGATTTAAAAAGCGTTATTCTAAAAAGAGTAACTAAACACTTTTATGAATCTTGAAAAGATTAAAAGAACTCAAGAGCGTTATCAAGAACTTGAGCAGATTTTAGCGGATCCTAAAATTTTTGCAGATAACAAAAGGTACCAGGCATTGGCCAAAGAAATGTCTGACATCACAGAACTTGTTACGTTATCACGTCAATATGAAGATGTTGTTAATCAGCAAAAGGATCTTGATAGTCTCTTAAAAGAAAAGCACGACCAGGAATTTGAGGATTTAGCTCACATTGAGCTTGAGGACTTGGAAGAAAAAAAGCAAGCTTTAGAGCTTAGGCTCGACGATCTTTTAAATCCTAAGAAAGAAGAAAAAGAACGCGATATCATTATGGAGATTCGTGCTGGCACTGGTGGGGCAGAGGCTTCGCTTTTTGCTGGAGATCTTTATCGCATGTATACAAAATATGCGGCGATCAAAGGATGGAAAGTGGAATCTATTAGTAGTCATCCGGCAGAGGCAGGAGGTTTCAAGGAGGTGGTTTTTAGCGTTAGCGGTAAAGGCGTTTGGAAATGCTTAAGGTGGGAAAGTGGGGCGCATCGTGTTCAGCGAGTTCCTTCAACAGAAGCATCTGGACGTATCCATACTTCTGCAGCCACTGTTGTGGTTTTATCTGAGCCAGAGGAAGTTGAGCTTAACATCGACCCTAAGAATTTAAAGATCGATGTTTTTCGCGCTTCTGGGCCAGGAGGGCAGAGCGTTAATACAACAGACTCTGCTATTCGTATTACGCATATTCCAACGGGAACAGTTGTTATTTGTCAGGATGAGCGGTCTCAGCTTAAAAATAAAATGAAAGCTATGAGGGTTTTGCGTGCACGCATTTTAGATCGTCTTCAGCAAGAAAATCAAGATAAAGAAGCG encodes the following:
- the prfA gene encoding peptide chain release factor 1 — its product is MNLEKIKRTQERYQELEQILADPKIFADNKRYQALAKEMSDITELVTLSRQYEDVVNQQKDLDSLLKEKHDQEFEDLAHIELEDLEEKKQALELRLDDLLNPKKEEKERDIIMEIRAGTGGAEASLFAGDLYRMYTKYAAIKGWKVESISSHPAEAGGFKEVVFSVSGKGVWKCLRWESGAHRVQRVPSTEASGRIHTSAATVVVLSEPEEVELNIDPKNLKIDVFRASGPGGQSVNTTDSAIRITHIPTGTVVICQDERSQLKNKMKAMRVLRARILDRLQQENQDKEAKERKEKVGTGDRSDKIRTYNFPDRRITDHRIGFTTHQLPNVLDGNFDELADA
- the rpmE gene encoding 50S ribosomal protein L31, which gives rise to MKKETHPKYEDTAISCACGEIIQTRSTRKNIHVEICSKCHPFFTGDKKFVDTAGRIDRFKKRYSKKSN